Proteins from a genomic interval of Polaribacter sp. Q13:
- the katG gene encoding catalase/peroxidase HPI, with product MENLKHGSGDITKCPFHGGNTTNETNNDWWPNSLNLDILHQHDTKVNPLGEEFNYHEALKSLNIEALKEDVTKLMTDSQDWWPADWGHYGGLMIRLSWHSAGSYRTSDGRGGGGTGNQRFAPLNSWPDNASLDKARRLLWPIKKKYGDKLSWADLIILAGTIAYESMGLKTYGFAFGRTDIWQPEKDTYWGDEKEWLAPSDERYNDVEDPSTMENPLAAVQMGLIYVNPEGVNGKSDPAKTALHIRETFARMAMNDEETAALTAGGHTVGKAHGNGDASKLGPEPEAAPTENQGLGWSNPTGTGVGRDTVTSGIEGAWTTEPTKWDNGFFDLLFGYEWELTKSPAGATQWAPINIKEEDKPVDVEDPSIRLNPMMTDADMAMKVDPIYREICEKFSNDHQYFSETFARAWYKLTHRDMGPKARYYGPDVPTEELIWQDPIPEGNKEYDVNLVKAKISSTDLTIAELVATAWDSARTYRGSDMRGGANGARIRLAPQKDWAGNEPERLNKVLDILTPIATEFGISIADTIVLAGNVGVEKAIKNAGFNTTVPFTAGRGDATDEMTDAASFEPLEPIADGYRNWLKQEYIVSPEELMLDKTQLLGLTAPEMTILIGGMRVLGTNYAGTKHGVFTDNEGALTNDFFVNLTDMGNTWNSVGEGLYEIRDRKTGAFKWSATSVDLVFGSNSILRSYAEVFAQDDNKEKFVNAFVKTWTKVMNADRFDVK from the coding sequence ATGGAAAACTTAAAACACGGTTCTGGTGACATCACAAAATGTCCGTTTCATGGAGGAAACACAACTAATGAAACAAATAATGACTGGTGGCCAAATTCTTTAAATTTAGATATTTTACATCAACATGACACAAAAGTAAACCCACTTGGTGAAGAGTTTAATTACCACGAAGCGCTAAAAAGCTTAAATATTGAAGCTTTAAAAGAAGATGTAACAAAATTAATGACCGATAGTCAAGATTGGTGGCCTGCAGATTGGGGCCACTACGGCGGATTAATGATTCGTTTGTCTTGGCACTCCGCAGGTTCTTATAGAACTAGTGATGGCCGTGGTGGTGGTGGAACCGGAAACCAACGTTTTGCACCTTTAAATTCTTGGCCAGACAATGCTAGTTTAGACAAAGCAAGACGATTACTTTGGCCCATTAAGAAAAAATATGGGGACAAATTAAGTTGGGCAGATTTAATCATTTTAGCGGGTACCATTGCTTATGAATCTATGGGCTTAAAAACGTATGGTTTTGCATTTGGTAGAACAGATATTTGGCAACCAGAAAAAGATACGTATTGGGGAGATGAAAAAGAATGGCTTGCGCCAAGTGATGAACGTTATAATGACGTGGAAGATCCTAGCACAATGGAAAATCCGTTAGCAGCCGTACAAATGGGATTAATTTACGTAAACCCAGAAGGTGTTAACGGTAAATCTGACCCTGCAAAAACGGCTTTACATATTAGAGAAACGTTTGCTCGTATGGCAATGAATGATGAAGAAACTGCGGCATTAACTGCAGGAGGTCATACAGTTGGTAAAGCGCACGGAAATGGAGATGCTAGTAAATTAGGCCCAGAACCAGAAGCTGCCCCTACTGAAAACCAAGGTTTAGGGTGGTCTAATCCTACTGGAACAGGTGTTGGTAGAGATACGGTAACAAGTGGTATAGAAGGTGCATGGACCACTGAACCTACAAAATGGGATAATGGATTTTTCGATCTTTTATTTGGATATGAATGGGAACTTACGAAAAGTCCTGCAGGAGCTACACAATGGGCACCTATCAACATCAAAGAAGAAGACAAACCTGTAGATGTAGAAGATCCATCTATTCGTTTAAATCCTATGATGACAGATGCTGATATGGCGATGAAAGTAGATCCTATTTATCGTGAAATCTGTGAAAAATTTAGTAACGATCACCAATATTTTTCAGAAACTTTTGCACGTGCTTGGTACAAATTAACACACCGTGATATGGGACCAAAGGCTAGATATTATGGCCCAGATGTACCTACTGAAGAATTAATATGGCAAGATCCAATTCCTGAAGGAAATAAAGAATATGATGTAAACCTTGTTAAAGCAAAAATTTCGAGTACAGATTTAACAATTGCAGAATTAGTTGCTACTGCTTGGGATAGCGCCAGAACTTATAGGGGTTCTGATATGCGTGGAGGAGCAAATGGTGCTCGTATTCGTTTAGCTCCTCAAAAAGATTGGGCTGGTAACGAACCAGAGAGATTAAACAAAGTATTAGATATTCTAACTCCTATTGCTACGGAATTTGGAATTAGTATTGCTGATACCATTGTTTTAGCGGGTAATGTTGGTGTAGAAAAAGCAATTAAAAATGCAGGTTTCAACACAACTGTTCCTTTTACCGCTGGTCGAGGAGATGCTACGGACGAAATGACTGATGCGGCTTCTTTTGAACCTTTAGAGCCAATTGCAGACGGATATAGAAATTGGTTAAAACAAGAATATATTGTTAGTCCGGAAGAATTGATGTTAGATAAAACACAACTTTTAGGCTTAACTGCTCCAGAAATGACAATTTTAATTGGAGGAATGAGAGTATTGGGCACTAATTATGCAGGAACTAAACATGGAGTTTTTACAGATAACGAAGGTGCTTTAACCAATGATTTCTTTGTAAACTTAACTGATATGGGGAATACATGGAATTCAGTTGGTGAAGGTTTATATGAAATTAGAGATCGTAAAACGGGTGCTTTTAAATGGTCTGCAACAAGTGTAGATTTAGTATTTGGTTCTAATTCTATTTTACGCTCTTATGCAGAAGTTTTTGCACAAGATGACAATAAAGAAAAATTTGTGAATGCATTTGTAAAAACTTGGACAAAAGTGATGAATGCTGATAGATTTGATGTCAAATAA
- a CDS encoding ankyrin repeat domain-containing protein, with protein MNILNTFFDAIQSVNINVIETLLKRFPKLANAQDKRGFTPLVFATYFDKIEIAETLINHNANVNHRDAKGNTALLGVAFKGNVDIAKLLLKNNANMNVQNNLGYTPLIFATMYNQLKMVAFLLEQNADLSLKDKENKSALDYAKAKEFTEIISILETKEATYLQTF; from the coding sequence ATGAATATTTTAAATACTTTTTTTGATGCAATTCAATCTGTGAACATCAATGTAATAGAAACACTATTAAAAAGGTTTCCTAAATTGGCAAACGCACAAGATAAAAGAGGTTTTACGCCCTTAGTTTTTGCTACCTATTTTGATAAAATAGAAATTGCAGAAACTTTAATAAATCACAATGCAAATGTAAATCATAGAGATGCTAAAGGAAACACCGCTTTATTAGGTGTCGCTTTTAAAGGTAATGTTGATATCGCAAAACTTCTTTTAAAGAATAATGCAAATATGAATGTGCAAAACAATCTTGGTTATACACCTTTAATTTTTGCAACTATGTACAATCAACTAAAAATGGTGGCATTTTTATTGGAACAAAATGCAGATTTATCTCTTAAAGATAAAGAAAACAAATCTGCCTTAGATTATGCAAAAGCTAAAGAATTTACAGAAATAATCAGCATACTAGAAACTAAAGAAGCTACTTACTTGCAAACATTTTAA
- a CDS encoding pyruvate dehydrogenase complex dihydrolipoamide acetyltransferase, with amino-acid sequence MATIINMPRLSDTMEEGVVAKWLKKVGDKIEEGDILAEIETDKATMEFESFYEGTLLYIGIQEGETSPVDVLLAIIGEEGEDISAIINGSAEPAKEAATTEEVKEEATTETSTAGSVAIPEGVQVITMPRLSDTMTDGTVATWLKKVGDVVSEGDMLAEIETDKATMEFECFYEGTILYIGVQEGETAPVDSLLTIIGPAGTDVSALVANGGNLDAAAPAAAEKAEAPKTPEKAAPKPAAKVEEAKPVVVNNTSNGRVFASPLAKKIASDKGINIADVSGSGENGRIIKKDVENYTPAAKVEAAPAAASITASGVESSEEVKNSQMRKAIAKSLGNSKFSAPDFSLNIEVDMDNAMASRKIINAIPDTKISFNDMVVKACAMALKKHPQVNTSWTEANTIYHSHIHVGVAVAVDDGLLVPVIKHTDGLSLTQIGAGVRDLAGKARNKKLTPAEMQGSTFTVSNLGMFGIGSFNSIINQPNSAILSVGAIVQKPVVKDGQIVVGNTMNLTLTSDHRTVDGAVGAQFLQTLKTFIENPVTMLA; translated from the coding sequence ATGGCTACAATAATAAATATGCCCAGACTAAGTGACACCATGGAAGAAGGTGTTGTGGCAAAATGGTTAAAAAAAGTTGGAGATAAAATCGAAGAAGGCGATATTTTAGCCGAAATTGAAACTGACAAAGCAACAATGGAATTTGAGTCTTTCTACGAAGGAACTCTTTTATACATTGGTATTCAAGAAGGAGAAACTTCTCCTGTTGATGTTTTATTAGCTATTATTGGTGAAGAAGGTGAAGATATTTCTGCAATTATAAACGGTAGTGCAGAACCTGCAAAGGAAGCTGCTACTACAGAAGAGGTCAAAGAAGAAGCTACTACCGAAACAAGTACTGCGGGTTCAGTTGCAATTCCAGAAGGAGTGCAAGTAATCACAATGCCTCGTTTAAGTGATACCATGACTGATGGAACTGTGGCAACATGGTTAAAGAAAGTTGGTGATGTTGTTTCTGAAGGTGATATGCTTGCTGAAATTGAAACAGACAAAGCAACAATGGAATTTGAATGTTTCTATGAAGGAACTATCTTATACATTGGTGTGCAAGAAGGAGAAACGGCTCCTGTAGACAGTTTATTAACTATTATTGGCCCTGCCGGAACAGATGTTTCTGCTTTGGTTGCTAATGGTGGTAATTTAGATGCTGCCGCTCCTGCTGCTGCAGAAAAAGCTGAAGCTCCGAAAACTCCAGAAAAAGCGGCACCAAAACCTGCTGCTAAAGTTGAAGAAGCAAAACCAGTTGTAGTAAACAATACTTCTAACGGACGTGTATTCGCATCTCCTTTAGCTAAGAAAATTGCTTCTGATAAAGGAATTAACATAGCAGATGTTAGTGGTTCTGGTGAAAACGGAAGAATCATTAAAAAAGATGTAGAAAACTATACTCCTGCTGCTAAAGTAGAAGCTGCTCCAGCCGCTGCAAGTATTACTGCTAGTGGTGTAGAAAGCTCAGAAGAAGTTAAAAATTCTCAAATGCGTAAAGCTATTGCGAAGTCTTTAGGTAACTCTAAATTCTCCGCTCCAGATTTCAGTTTAAATATTGAAGTTGATATGGACAACGCAATGGCTTCTAGAAAAATTATAAATGCAATTCCAGACACTAAAATATCTTTTAATGATATGGTAGTTAAAGCATGTGCAATGGCATTAAAAAAACATCCACAAGTAAATACTTCTTGGACAGAAGCAAACACTATTTATCACAGTCACATTCACGTAGGTGTAGCTGTTGCTGTAGATGATGGTTTATTAGTACCTGTAATTAAACATACAGACGGATTGAGTTTAACTCAAATTGGTGCTGGTGTAAGAGATTTAGCAGGTAAAGCTAGAAACAAAAAATTAACTCCTGCAGAAATGCAAGGAAGTACTTTTACGGTTTCTAACTTAGGTATGTTTGGTATTGGTAGTTTTAACTCTATCATCAACCAACCTAACTCTGCTATTTTATCTGTTGGTGCAATTGTTCAAAAACCAGTAGTTAAAGACGGGCAAATAGTAGTTGGTAATACAATGAATTTGACTTTAACATCAGACCATAGAACAGTTGATGGTGCTGTTGGAGCTCAATTTTTACAAACATTAAAAACGTTTATAGAAAACCCAGTTACCATGTTAGCTTAA
- a CDS encoding FAD-dependent oxidoreductase has product MKKKIIILGAGLSGIYLGYQLKKAGFSIQILEANDRIGGRIYTKKVNDTKVELGATWLWRYNEELLKICKELNISLFEQDMDGDALFEATENNLPQRFKTPQNQEISYRVVGGTATILKELTKDFSEDEILLNHKVLEIDDIGTSLKVSTEKTVFIADIVISTIPPQLLVNSVSFSSKLDPNLIQIASNTHTWMKDSIKFAIVYKTPFWKEQGLSGVAFSNIGPFTEMYDHSNFEYNRFALMGFLNGDLINESRDSRERKIKEQLFKFFGKNGKNYLSYEEKVWKEEELLNFDNNKFIHPHFNNGHSVYQKEFLKGKFIIAGSETSSNYGGYMEGAIYRGNQIVEALKNKFQ; this is encoded by the coding sequence ATGAAGAAAAAAATTATTATTCTTGGCGCAGGACTTTCTGGTATCTATTTAGGGTATCAATTAAAGAAAGCTGGCTTTTCAATTCAAATTTTAGAAGCGAACGATAGAATTGGTGGTCGAATTTACACTAAAAAAGTAAATGATACAAAAGTTGAATTAGGAGCCACTTGGCTTTGGAGATATAATGAAGAATTATTAAAAATTTGTAAAGAACTAAACATCTCTTTATTTGAGCAAGATATGGATGGTGACGCTTTATTTGAAGCTACCGAAAATAACTTACCTCAACGTTTTAAAACACCCCAAAACCAAGAAATTAGTTATAGAGTTGTTGGTGGAACTGCAACAATCTTAAAAGAATTAACTAAAGATTTTTCTGAAGATGAAATTCTATTAAATCATAAGGTTTTAGAGATAGATGATATTGGAACTTCTTTAAAAGTAAGTACAGAAAAAACAGTATTTATTGCGGATATTGTTATCTCTACCATTCCTCCTCAGCTATTGGTAAATTCAGTTTCATTTTCTTCTAAATTAGATCCAAACCTTATACAGATTGCAAGTAACACACATACGTGGATGAAAGATTCTATAAAATTTGCAATCGTTTATAAAACTCCTTTTTGGAAAGAACAAGGTTTGTCTGGTGTAGCTTTTAGCAATATTGGTCCGTTTACAGAAATGTATGATCATTCTAATTTTGAGTATAACCGTTTTGCTTTAATGGGATTTTTAAATGGTGATTTGATAAACGAATCAAGAGATAGCAGAGAGAGAAAAATAAAAGAACAACTTTTTAAATTCTTTGGAAAAAATGGAAAAAACTATCTTTCATATGAAGAAAAAGTATGGAAGGAAGAAGAACTTTTAAATTTTGACAATAACAAGTTTATCCATCCACATTTTAATAATGGACATTCAGTTTATCAGAAAGAATTTTTAAAAGGTAAATTTATAATTGCTGGTTCAGAAACATCATCAAATTATGGAGGTTATATGGAAGGTGCAATTTATAGAGGAAATCAAATTGTAGAAGCATTGAAAAATAAATTTCAATAA
- a CDS encoding co-chaperone YbbN has translation MVQELSQDNLANIVADNKKVVVQYAATWCGNCRIMKPKFKKLSSENEEMVFVIADAEKFPESRKLADVSNLPTFATFVDGKLVNQTQTNKFEVLKDLVNEVV, from the coding sequence ATGGTACAAGAATTAAGTCAAGATAATTTAGCAAATATAGTTGCTGACAATAAGAAAGTAGTAGTACAGTATGCTGCCACTTGGTGTGGAAACTGTAGAATTATGAAACCAAAATTTAAAAAATTATCTTCAGAAAATGAAGAGATGGTTTTTGTAATAGCAGATGCAGAGAAATTTCCTGAAAGCAGAAAATTAGCAGATGTTAGTAATTTACCAACATTTGCCACTTTTGTAGATGGTAAATTAGTAAATCAAACGCAAACAAATAAGTTTGAAGTTTTAAAGGATTTAGTAAACGAAGTTGTCTAA
- a CDS encoding DUF2807 domain-containing protein yields MKKKTTLLIVLVFALFNTTFSQEKIKGNKLISKISTDLAPFHAIVINDDFKVKLVISNISSSIEIETDKNLHKHINFSVKDSVLTITTDKKLKAKKLNIAVNYKNALNEITLNDDAEITSLGTIKTTNMLLKINDYGIADLKIKSDKFKLLNNNKSRIQLRSKSKLNIESKDVDLDLSESCKVDMIIKAENLNTRMIGNSGLNIEGTANLFNAITLEDSELNGEKLSTNTCTSIIKNSAAITINASENITIEASDKSQTEVYGNAKIVLTEFTESAKLFKKEL; encoded by the coding sequence ATGAAAAAGAAAACTACATTATTAATCGTATTAGTATTTGCTTTATTTAATACAACCTTTAGTCAAGAAAAAATAAAGGGAAATAAATTAATATCAAAAATAAGCACAGATTTAGCTCCTTTCCATGCTATCGTTATAAACGATGATTTTAAAGTTAAGTTGGTAATCTCAAATATTTCTTCATCGATAGAAATAGAAACCGACAAAAACCTACACAAACATATCAATTTTAGCGTTAAAGATTCTGTATTAACTATAACTACAGACAAAAAGTTAAAAGCAAAAAAATTAAATATTGCTGTAAATTATAAAAATGCATTAAATGAAATAACTTTAAATGATGATGCAGAAATAACATCTTTAGGTACCATAAAAACAACCAATATGCTACTTAAAATAAATGATTATGGAATAGCTGATTTAAAGATAAAATCTGATAAATTTAAGCTCTTAAATAATAATAAATCACGAATTCAATTGAGATCTAAAAGCAAATTAAATATAGAAAGTAAAGATGTAGATTTAGATTTAAGCGAGTCTTGTAAGGTAGACATGATTATTAAAGCAGAAAATTTAAACACAAGAATGATTGGTAATTCTGGTTTAAATATTGAAGGAACTGCTAATTTATTTAATGCCATTACATTAGAAGACTCAGAGTTAAACGGAGAAAAACTAAGTACCAATACTTGTACTAGTATTATAAAAAATTCGGCTGCTATTACTATAAATGCCTCAGAAAATATTACTATAGAAGCATCAGATAAAAGTCAAACAGAAGTATACGGAAACGCTAAAATAGTTTTAACTGAGTTTACGGAAAGCGCTAAACTATTTAAAAAAGAATTGTAA
- the pdhA gene encoding pyruvate dehydrogenase (acetyl-transferring) E1 component subunit alpha — MKKITKQTYLDWYKDMLFWRKFEDKLASVYIQQKVRGFLHLYNGQEAILAGALHAMDLSKDKMITAYRNHVQPIGMGEDPKRVMAELYGKVTGTSHGMGGSMHIFSKEFGFYGGHGIVGGQIPLGAGLAFGDKYNNTGGVTLTCFGDGAARQGSLHEAFNLAMLWKLPVIFICENNGYAMGTSVERTASHTDIWKLGLGYEMPCGPVDAMNPIKVAEAIDEALDRARRGDGPTFLEMKTYRYRGHSMSDAQHYRTKDEVEEYKKIDPITQVKDIILEQEYATAEELAAIDKDVKVRVKECEQFAEDSPYPELKQMYDMVYEQEDYPFIS, encoded by the coding sequence ATGAAAAAAATCACCAAACAAACCTATTTAGATTGGTACAAAGACATGCTTTTTTGGCGTAAGTTCGAAGACAAACTTGCTTCTGTTTACATTCAACAAAAAGTTAGAGGTTTCTTGCACTTATATAATGGTCAAGAAGCAATTTTAGCAGGTGCATTGCATGCAATGGATTTATCTAAAGACAAAATGATTACAGCTTACAGAAATCACGTACAACCAATTGGTATGGGAGAAGATCCTAAACGTGTAATGGCAGAATTGTATGGAAAGGTTACCGGAACATCTCATGGAATGGGAGGTTCTATGCATATTTTTTCTAAAGAATTTGGCTTTTATGGTGGTCATGGTATCGTTGGAGGACAAATTCCTTTAGGTGCTGGTCTTGCTTTTGGTGATAAATATAATAATACCGGTGGTGTTACATTAACTTGTTTTGGAGATGGTGCTGCAAGACAAGGTTCTTTACACGAAGCATTTAATTTAGCTATGTTATGGAAATTACCTGTAATATTTATTTGTGAAAATAATGGATATGCAATGGGTACTTCTGTAGAAAGAACTGCAAGCCATACTGATATTTGGAAACTTGGTTTAGGTTACGAAATGCCTTGTGGACCAGTAGACGCTATGAATCCTATAAAAGTTGCAGAAGCTATTGATGAAGCTTTAGATAGAGCTAGACGTGGTGATGGACCAACTTTCTTAGAAATGAAAACATACAGATATAGAGGTCACTCAATGTCTGATGCGCAGCACTACAGAACAAAAGACGAAGTAGAAGAATACAAAAAAATAGATCCTATTACGCAAGTAAAAGATATTATTTTAGAACAAGAATATGCTACTGCTGAAGAATTAGCGGCTATAGATAAGGACGTAAAAGTAAGAGTAAAAGAATGTGAACAATTCGCAGAAGACTCTCCTTACCCAGAGCTTAAGCAAATGTATGATATGGTTTACGAACAAGAAGATTATCCTTTTATAAGTTAA
- a CDS encoding SGNH/GDSL hydrolase family protein → MNNKLKYFLGAIISVPLLPFLYFQGKNIRKKVPKLPEAKEPKGIVNGNFNKTLNLLTIGESTIAGVGVDYHKNGFTGSLSNILSTNLKSNVNWRVYARSGYTVAQVCKKIIPKIEENSADIIVIGMGGNDAFTLNSPKNWDSAIENLINLLQNKFPGTPLFFTNMPPIKEFPAFTKPIKFVIGNLVEILGERLQTITKDKKNVFYFNEVITLENWSKKHGLPTNNSKTYFSDGVHPSKLTYKIWGEEMGNFIKWKLNK, encoded by the coding sequence ATGAACAATAAACTAAAATACTTTTTAGGTGCAATTATTTCTGTTCCGTTGTTACCCTTTTTATACTTTCAAGGAAAAAATATTAGAAAAAAAGTCCCGAAACTTCCGGAAGCAAAAGAACCTAAAGGCATTGTTAATGGTAATTTTAACAAAACGCTAAACCTACTTACTATAGGTGAAAGTACCATAGCAGGAGTTGGTGTAGATTATCATAAAAATGGGTTTACAGGCTCCTTATCTAATATACTTTCTACCAATTTAAAAAGCAATGTAAATTGGCGTGTGTATGCTAGAAGTGGTTATACCGTAGCTCAAGTTTGTAAAAAAATAATACCTAAAATAGAGGAAAATTCTGCAGATATTATTGTTATAGGAATGGGAGGCAATGATGCTTTTACATTAAATTCCCCAAAAAATTGGGATTCAGCAATAGAAAACCTCATCAATTTATTACAAAACAAATTTCCTGGTACTCCTTTATTCTTTACAAACATGCCTCCTATTAAAGAATTTCCTGCCTTTACAAAACCAATAAAGTTTGTAATTGGTAATTTGGTAGAGATTTTAGGAGAAAGATTACAAACAATAACTAAAGATAAAAAGAACGTTTTCTATTTTAATGAAGTTATCACGCTAGAAAATTGGAGTAAAAAACATGGTTTACCTACTAATAATTCTAAAACTTATTTTAGTGACGGCGTTCATCCATCCAAATTGACTTATAAAATTTGGGGAGAAGAAATGGGGAATTTTATTAAATGGAAATTAAATAAGTAA
- a CDS encoding M15 family metallopeptidase: MKKILPIFIFLISFYSFGQELPDGFVYLSDLDKSIQLELRYFSNNNFIGKPIDGYHKNCIIVTKASANALIKAQQSLRKKGLSLKIFDAYRPQQAVNHFVRWAKVLEDTLMKSVYYPDVPKSQLFKRGYIASKSGHSRGSTVDLTIVNTKTGKELDMGSSFDYFGNKSHYLSKIITPEQQKNRILLRNIMAKYNFRPYNNEWWHFTLRHEPFPTTYFNFPIE, translated from the coding sequence ATGAAAAAGATACTTCCAATTTTTATATTCTTAATTTCTTTTTATTCTTTCGGACAAGAACTTCCCGATGGATTTGTCTATTTATCTGACCTAGATAAATCTATACAACTAGAATTACGATATTTTAGCAATAATAATTTTATAGGAAAACCAATTGATGGATATCATAAAAATTGTATAATTGTTACAAAAGCGTCAGCTAACGCTCTTATAAAAGCGCAACAAAGCCTCCGTAAAAAGGGTTTAAGTCTTAAAATATTTGATGCCTACAGACCTCAACAAGCCGTAAATCATTTTGTACGTTGGGCAAAGGTTTTAGAAGATACGTTAATGAAATCAGTATATTATCCAGATGTGCCAAAATCGCAATTATTTAAAAGAGGTTATATTGCCTCTAAATCTGGACATTCAAGAGGAAGTACTGTAGATTTAACAATTGTAAATACAAAAACAGGCAAAGAACTAGACATGGGTAGTTCATTTGATTATTTTGGAAACAAGTCTCATTACCTCTCTAAAATCATCACTCCAGAACAACAAAAAAACAGAATACTACTTAGAAATATCATGGCTAAATATAATTTTAGACCTTACAATAACGAATGGTGGCATTTTACTTTAAGACATGAACCCTTTCCTACTACCTATTTTAATTTTCCAATAGAATAA
- a CDS encoding peroxiredoxin yields the protein MATAVGKKFPNLNVDAMNEMGDTFKVNVLEEAIKNKKKVLLFWYPKDFTFVCPTELHAFQAALGEFEKRNTVVIGASCDTPEVHFAWLSTSKDNGGIEGVTYPILADTNRNLSSILGILDITNETFDEASQTIQVEGDNVTYRATYLIDEEGTVFHEGINHMPVGRNVNEFLRLIDAYAHVQSHGEVCPANWEEGKDAMSPDAKGTAAYLASH from the coding sequence ATGGCAACAGCAGTTGGAAAAAAATTCCCAAATTTAAATGTAGATGCAATGAACGAAATGGGAGATACGTTCAAAGTAAATGTATTAGAAGAAGCAATTAAAAATAAAAAGAAAGTATTGTTATTTTGGTACCCAAAAGATTTTACATTTGTTTGCCCTACAGAATTACATGCTTTTCAAGCGGCTTTAGGAGAATTTGAAAAAAGAAATACCGTTGTAATTGGTGCTTCTTGTGATACTCCAGAAGTTCATTTTGCTTGGTTAAGTACTTCTAAAGATAATGGTGGAATTGAAGGTGTTACCTACCCAATTTTAGCAGATACTAACAGAAACTTGTCTTCTATTTTAGGTATTTTAGATATTACAAACGAAACTTTTGATGAAGCTTCACAAACAATTCAAGTAGAAGGAGATAATGTTACTTATAGAGCAACTTATTTAATTGATGAAGAAGGAACTGTTTTTCATGAAGGAATTAACCACATGCCAGTTGGTAGAAATGTAAATGAATTTTTACGTTTAATTGATGCTTATGCACACGTTCAATCTCATGGAGAGGTTTGTCCAGCAAACTGGGAAGAAGGTAAAGATGCAATGTCTCCAGATGCAAAAGGAACTGCAGCTTATTTAGCTTCTCACTAA
- a CDS encoding GNAT family N-acetyltransferase, whose product MKNLEEKLKNPVWYSLNETHNPLLIKYEGVQFYQTDICSFGAFKDATKTANALNKHSKIAESFFLVVEKDTPTIDTSKVVLKKKFNGCQMVLDHLVEVEIKEKIILLTKENINEVYDLIWLVMPDFYKKRGFEMGKFFGIYKDNKLVAISGQRMQTDDFIEISSVVTHPDYTRQGFAKQLIYHTTKEILKEKKLPILHTNKGNTAIPLYEKLGFKLTRDMNWWLFCRK is encoded by the coding sequence ATGAAAAACTTAGAAGAAAAACTTAAAAATCCTGTTTGGTACTCTTTAAATGAAACACACAATCCTTTATTAATAAAGTATGAAGGTGTACAATTTTACCAAACAGACATCTGTTCTTTTGGTGCTTTTAAAGATGCCACTAAAACAGCCAACGCATTAAATAAACATTCTAAAATAGCCGAAAGCTTCTTTTTAGTAGTAGAAAAAGACACACCAACCATAGACACATCAAAAGTAGTATTAAAGAAAAAGTTTAATGGTTGTCAAATGGTTTTAGACCATTTAGTGGAGGTAGAAATAAAGGAAAAAATTATATTATTAACCAAAGAAAATATTAACGAAGTATATGACCTAATTTGGTTAGTAATGCCTGATTTTTATAAAAAGAGAGGTTTTGAAATGGGTAAATTTTTCGGTATTTATAAAGACAATAAACTAGTTGCCATATCTGGTCAAAGAATGCAAACTGATGATTTTATTGAAATTAGCTCAGTAGTTACACATCCTGACTATACCAGACAGGGTTTTGCAAAACAATTAATTTATCATACAACTAAAGAAATTTTAAAAGAAAAAAAACTACCTATATTGCATACCAATAAAGGAAACACCGCAATTCCTCTATATGAGAAATTAGGATTCAAATTAACTAGAGATATGAATTGGTGGTTATTCTGTAGAAAATAA